A window of Streptomyces sp. NBC_01241 genomic DNA:
TGGCGATGTGGATGTGCACATCGGGGGCGATGCCGTGCCGTTCGGCCAGTGCGATCGCGGCGCGGGCGGCGAGGTTCGTCGCGTCCAGCGGGACCTTCGCGGCGTCCGGGCCCGAGCAGGTGATGCGCAGCTCGTCGGCGGGGGTGACGGTGACCTCGTCGTACAGGCCGACGGCGAGGAAGACGTTGGCCAGGTCGTGGAAGCCGTCGGGGCGCGGGGCGCCGACCGCGAGCTGGACGTTGACCTTGGCCGGTACGCGGACGGTGACGCTCACTCGCCCCTCCCGGAGGGCTCGTTACGGGCGTTCCCGGCGGGCTCGTACCCGGCAGGCTCGTTCCCGGCAGGCTCGTACCCGGCAGGCTCGTACCCGGCGGGCTTGTTCTCGGCGATGGCGGCGAACTCCTCGACCGTCAGCGCCTCGCCGCGGGCCTGCGGCGAGATCCCGGCCGCGACCAGTGCCGCTTCGGCGGCGGGCGCGGAGCCCGCCCAGCCGGCCAGAGCCGCCCGCAGCGTCTTGCGGCGCTGGGCGAAGGCCGCGTCGACGACCGCGAAGACCTCGGTCCTGCTCGCGCTCGTCGCGATCGGCTCGGTGCGCCGGACCAGCGACACCAGACCGGAGTCGACGTTCGGGGCGGGCCAGAAGACGTTGCGGCCGATGGACCCGGCCCGCTTGACGTCCGCGTACCAGTTGGCCTTCACCGACGGCACACCGTAGACCTTGTTGCCCGGCCGGGCGGCCAGCCGGTCGGCGACCTCGGCCTGGACCATGACGAGGGTCCGCTCGATCGACGGGAACCGCTCCAGCATCGTCAGCAGGACCGGCACGGCGACGTTGTACGGAAGGTTCGCGACCAGCGCGGTCGGCGCCGGGCCCGGCAGCTCCCGCACCAGCATCGCGTCGGAGTGCACCAGCGTGAACCGGTCGGCGCGCCCCGGCATCCGGGCGGCGACCGTGGCCGGCAGGGCGCGCGCCAGCACGTCGTCGATCTCGACGGCGACGACCCGGTCCGCCGCCTCCAGCAGCGCCAAAGTCAACGAGCCGAGCCCGGGACCGACTTCGACGACGACGTCGTCCGGGCGGACTTCCGCCGTCCGCACGATCCGGCGAACCGTGTTGGCGTCGATGACGAAGTTCTGACCGCGCTGCTTGGTCGGGCGTACGCCCAGCTCTGCGGCCAGCTCGCGGATGTCTGCGGGGCCCAGGAGGGCATCGGGCTCAGTGGTGCTCACCCGGTAAGCGTACGGCCGCGGCGCGGCCGGGGGCTCGCGCCCATCGCGCACACGGCTTCTCCGGCCGGGCGCCGGGCTCCTACCTCCGCGGCCGGACCACGACCTCGTCGCCGTCGGCGAGTCCGCTGCCGAGGGCCGGTGTGACGCTGTCGCGGGCGGCGAGCGTGATGCCCTCGTCGGCGAGGAACTCGTCGATCTCGCTCGCGAAGGTGTGCAGGGTGCGGGGCCTGCCGTCGACGTCCAGCGTCACCGCCTTGTCGCAGGCCACGAACGCCGTGGTGCCACCGGCCAGGAACGCGACGACGAGGGCCTGTGGGACGAGTCGGCGCAGGCTCTCGGGCCCGGCCGGGGCCCTGTGCCGCGGGGCGGCCCGGCGCGCCACCACCCGACCGCCGGTGGCGCCGGTGGCGGGCGGGCGGCCTGGCGACGGCAGGTCGACGACGGTCGGGGCGTGGACCGCCCAGGCGGCGAGCGTCAGCCGCTCATGGAGCGGGACGGACGCGGGGGCGGCGGCCGGAAGCGGGGCGGGCGGTCGCGCCACCGCCGTACGCCCACTGCCGCGTGCCGCGCGGTGACTGCCCTTCGAGTTGCTCACGATGCTCCAGAGGATCCGATCGGCCGGCTCGCCTGATGGCGCCCGGGACAATAGCGGAGCATCGGTGACTCTCCAAAACGGCTCGACCGCGTACCGTCACCAACGGGTGGGTACGTACGACTCAGTAGTCGAACGCGCGAGCGGTGTTGTCGACGATGGCCGACGCCAGGGCGTCCTCGTCCACGCCCTTCACCTCCGCCATGGCACGCAGCGTGACCGGAATGAGGTACGGCGCGTTGGGCCGTCCGCGGTACGGGGCGGGGGTCAGGAACGGC
This region includes:
- the rsmA gene encoding 16S rRNA (adenine(1518)-N(6)/adenine(1519)-N(6))-dimethyltransferase RsmA, coding for MSTTEPDALLGPADIRELAAELGVRPTKQRGQNFVIDANTVRRIVRTAEVRPDDVVVEVGPGLGSLTLALLEAADRVVAVEIDDVLARALPATVAARMPGRADRFTLVHSDAMLVRELPGPAPTALVANLPYNVAVPVLLTMLERFPSIERTLVMVQAEVADRLAARPGNKVYGVPSVKANWYADVKRAGSIGRNVFWPAPNVDSGLVSLVRRTEPIATSASRTEVFAVVDAAFAQRRKTLRAALAGWAGSAPAAEAALVAAGISPQARGEALTVEEFAAIAENKPAGYEPAGYEPAGNEPAGYEPAGNARNEPSGRGE
- a CDS encoding ubiquitin-like domain-containing protein, whose amino-acid sequence is MSNSKGSHRAARGSGRTAVARPPAPLPAAAPASVPLHERLTLAAWAVHAPTVVDLPSPGRPPATGATGGRVVARRAAPRHRAPAGPESLRRLVPQALVVAFLAGGTTAFVACDKAVTLDVDGRPRTLHTFASEIDEFLADEGITLAARDSVTPALGSGLADGDEVVVRPRR